From the genome of Triticum aestivum cultivar Chinese Spring chromosome 3B, IWGSC CS RefSeq v2.1, whole genome shotgun sequence, one region includes:
- the LOC123071419 gene encoding uncharacterized protein, giving the protein MAEEHNSAGAGFWLPDEFLDDDFFSDEKAAAAAAAASAARSDSDEEDGLGGLSRRVAGLDCDAGDRAIPKAEVMSGSPQSTLCVLQASGEDSPTGGASQVSSPPSSPLEQQPADPWDLLHEAAGQVARLGVDSVPVPVNTPPIHGTGVAPPARKTSPPLLPSPKPVGPYQYPPNNSLAQRQAQVARFHLLKQQQLMKHQREQQLAMAAAMAWGSTDVGPLGLSPSAWPPLQKSPHHAPPSAAGMRAVFLTPPGAKRECTGTGVFIPRQAGAPAEPKKKPSCSTVLLPARVVQALNLNVEDLGARPCYPGAFVLDHDALVSRSNAMQASQKREHNANATAAAHSPPLAVACEVNLPQEWTY; this is encoded by the exons ATGGCGGAGGAGCACaacagcgcgggcgccggcttctgGCTGCCGGACGAGTTCCTCGACGACGACTTCTTCTCCGACGAGAAGGCggcggccgccgcggcggcggcgtcggcggccaggagcgacagcgacgaggaggacgggCTCGGCGGGCTCTCGCGCCGCGTGGCCGGCCTCGACTGCGACGCCGGCGACCGCGCCATTCCCAAG GCGGAGGTGATGTCTGGGTCTCCGCAGTCCACGCTCTGCGTGCTGCAGGCCTCGGGGGAGGACAGCCCCACCGGCGGCGCCTCGCAGGTCAgctcgccgccgtcctcgccgctggAGCAGCAGCCGGCCGACCCATGGGACCTGCTGCACGAGGCGGCCGGCCAGGTGGCCCGCCTGGGCGTGGACAGCGTCCCCGTGCCTGTCAACACTCCCCCCATCCATGGCACCGGCGTCGCGCCGCCGGCGAGGAAGACCTCTCCGCCGCTGCTTCCGTCCCCAAAGCCCGTCGGCCCTTACCAGTACCCGCCGAACAACTCGCTCGCCCAGCGCCAGGCCCAAGTCGCTCGT TTTCATCTCCTGAAGCAGCAGCAGCTGATGAAGCACCAGCGGGAGCAGCAGCTGGCCATGGCGGCGGCCATGGCGTGGGGCTCCACCGACGTCGGGCCGCTCGGGCTGAGCCCCTCGGCCTGGCCGCCGCTGCAGAAGTCCCCGCACCACGCCCCACCCTCCGCGGCCGGCATGCGCGCCGTGTTCCTCACCCCACCCGGGGCCAAGCGCGAGTGCACCGGCACCGGCGTGTTCATCCCCCGGCAGGCCGGCGCGCCCGCCGAGCCCAAGAAGAAACCAA GCTGCTCCACGGTTCTCCTCCCGGCGCGCGTCGTGCAGGCGCTCAATCTCAACGTCGAGGACCTCGGCGCCCGCCCTTGCTACCCCGGAGCCTTCGTTCTTGATCACG ACGCGCTGGTCAGCCGGAGCAACGCGATGCAGGCGAGCCAGAAGCGCGAGCACAACGCCAATGCCACCGCCGCCGCGCACTCCCCGCCGCTCGCCGTGGCCTGCGAGGTCAATCTCCCGCAGGAGTGGACGTACTGA